From Rhodanobacteraceae bacterium, the proteins below share one genomic window:
- a CDS encoding Alkylated DNA repair protein, whose protein sequence is MHALSALTDDLFAPSMLRLVDDAEGGIRYWPRFVDADTAQAWFERLRADIAWSSLQRPMYDRIVDVPRLVASYAVDASPKALPLLDMLACVQSIAPAPYTHAGMNFYRDGRDSVAMHHDKLHSLAVGQPITLVSLGSTRRMLIRAIGGKRETIAIDLEPGSLLRMSHASQLTHEHGIPKTRREQPARISVAFRVRV, encoded by the coding sequence ATGCATGCGCTGTCCGCCCTGACCGACGACCTGTTCGCGCCGTCCATGCTGCGACTGGTCGACGATGCCGAAGGCGGCATCCGCTATTGGCCGCGTTTCGTCGATGCGGATACGGCGCAGGCATGGTTTGAACGCTTGCGGGCAGACATTGCGTGGTCTTCGCTGCAGCGGCCGATGTACGACCGCATCGTCGACGTGCCGCGACTGGTTGCCAGTTACGCAGTTGATGCATCGCCCAAAGCGCTTCCGCTACTCGACATGTTGGCGTGCGTACAGTCGATCGCGCCCGCGCCGTACACCCATGCCGGCATGAACTTCTATCGCGACGGCCGCGACAGCGTGGCCATGCACCACGACAAGCTGCACTCGCTGGCCGTTGGACAACCGATCACGCTGGTGTCGCTCGGTTCGACGCGCCGCATGTTGATCCGCGCCATCGGCGGAAAGCGCGAAACGATCGCAATCGACCTCGAGCCCGGCAGCCTGCTGCGCATGAGCCACGCCTCACAACTCACGCATGAACACGGCATTCCGAAGACCCGGCGAGAGCAGCCGGCACGAATCAGCGTGGCGTTTCGGGTGAGGGTGTGA
- a CDS encoding putative serine protease produces the protein MKKPVMTCFVGAAAVGLSLGGCGGGGSIHGTVGPPNPPVTAGYDPTFNQLVPTGVQTAQTAGFTGKGVKVGIMGFGVDPTTPPLQGRIAWFKSYLPDGSQTPNDTTGHGTVVADILGGLPQGVIPFDNGETFPGGVAQDTGLYVEQVCAATGNPPCTWNTNNFNDFVSEQVRVINVSLGEGNVLTEFTGPNDPNIPLVQAIYQPAVNAGIILVWVAGNDGHTQPWQDAGLPYWIPSFQPNWLAVVNIAIDSNGNPAGLYKGADEPSNACGVAAQWCIGAPGVVFTPTPNVPNTVFNGGGVGTSFAAPIISGVAAQVLQAFPWMSAGNVTDTVLTTATPLDDGSHQTPNATFGWGMVNAAKAIKGPAQFAFPQFGPFLVPVPVGMNSVFANDISGSGGLKVNGTGTLTLSGVDTYMGSTEIASGALAVTGSITSATTVDAGGTLAGTGVVNADVTNNGTVVSQGSKPAQGLTIDGDLTDGASSTIAVALGDPLQVKGTANVAGTMNVLAAAAGYIVKATENLLTANNVAGSFGQLTFASGVFYTGSLSYTGTQVNVALTQTNVTQTAAAMGIVDPASVSGAQRVQAGFDSINATMASGGVPALAVLQGASAIQHSATLAAAHATLQSLSGQLHATSAAMLFDGIDTRSDALFEHFDDLLSGRARPGVWYSDLGWQGNLQQTGYAGATFRSSGGMAGADTRIGAHALLGFAVGQSAGFGQLDTAWDHDRTSMDNVTIYGGMANGPWYASAQIASGWYREDMQRLLQLGALGTTVGNYSTGRYAAVAFEGGRELRLGTMRVTPFADLRYQRLDLGGFAEQGGLGYGLKADAHIAERLQAGLGLRAVHGWRLTNGMQMAFDGSASWQHALHQNGNVFDASFTGFNNWLPVEGIGISRNMAILRSGLSLWPTRSFGLHLGYMREQGPHESSSNVMLQGAIKF, from the coding sequence ATGAAAAAACCAGTGATGACGTGCTTCGTGGGCGCTGCTGCGGTTGGCCTTTCGCTTGGGGGCTGTGGTGGTGGTGGAAGCATACACGGCACGGTCGGTCCTCCGAATCCGCCGGTCACGGCCGGCTACGATCCCACTTTCAACCAACTGGTTCCGACCGGTGTGCAAACAGCGCAGACGGCGGGATTCACAGGCAAAGGCGTCAAGGTCGGCATCATGGGTTTTGGTGTGGATCCGACCACGCCACCGCTGCAGGGCCGCATTGCCTGGTTCAAGAGTTACTTGCCGGATGGCAGCCAGACGCCGAATGACACCACCGGCCACGGCACGGTGGTCGCGGACATCTTGGGCGGACTGCCGCAGGGCGTCATTCCGTTCGACAATGGCGAAACCTTTCCCGGTGGTGTCGCGCAGGACACCGGTCTGTATGTCGAACAGGTTTGCGCGGCCACAGGTAATCCGCCCTGCACGTGGAATACGAACAACTTCAATGATTTTGTGAGCGAGCAGGTGCGCGTCATCAACGTCTCGCTGGGTGAAGGTAACGTGCTGACCGAGTTCACCGGCCCGAACGATCCCAACATTCCGCTAGTACAGGCGATCTACCAACCCGCCGTCAATGCGGGGATCATTCTCGTATGGGTGGCCGGTAACGACGGCCACACCCAGCCTTGGCAGGATGCGGGCCTACCGTACTGGATTCCGAGTTTCCAGCCGAACTGGCTGGCCGTGGTGAATATCGCGATCGATTCGAACGGCAATCCGGCGGGCCTCTACAAGGGCGCCGATGAACCGTCCAACGCCTGCGGGGTGGCCGCGCAATGGTGCATCGGTGCGCCGGGCGTGGTGTTCACGCCGACGCCGAACGTGCCGAACACCGTATTCAACGGCGGCGGAGTCGGCACCTCGTTCGCGGCACCCATCATCAGCGGCGTGGCCGCACAGGTGCTTCAGGCATTTCCCTGGATGAGCGCGGGAAATGTCACCGACACTGTCCTGACCACCGCGACGCCGCTCGACGACGGCAGCCATCAGACACCCAACGCAACTTTCGGCTGGGGCATGGTGAACGCGGCAAAGGCGATCAAGGGACCGGCGCAATTCGCGTTTCCGCAGTTCGGTCCATTTCTGGTGCCGGTTCCGGTCGGCATGAACTCTGTGTTCGCCAACGACATCTCCGGATCGGGCGGCCTCAAGGTCAATGGCACCGGCACACTGACACTGTCGGGCGTCGATACCTACATGGGCTCCACGGAAATCGCATCCGGCGCGCTGGCTGTAACCGGCTCGATCACTTCTGCAACCACGGTGGATGCGGGCGGCACTCTTGCGGGGACAGGCGTCGTCAATGCTGACGTGACAAACAATGGCACCGTAGTCAGCCAGGGCAGCAAGCCCGCGCAGGGACTCACCATCGACGGCGACCTCACGGACGGGGCGTCCAGCACGATCGCGGTTGCACTCGGCGACCCGCTGCAAGTAAAGGGCACCGCCAATGTCGCAGGCACCATGAACGTGCTGGCGGCTGCCGCCGGCTACATTGTCAAGGCTACCGAGAACCTGCTGACGGCGAATAACGTGGCCGGTTCATTCGGCCAGCTCACATTTGCGTCAGGCGTGTTCTACACCGGGAGCTTGTCCTACACCGGCACGCAAGTGAACGTCGCGCTGACGCAAACCAACGTCACGCAAACCGCGGCAGCCATGGGCATCGTGGATCCGGCTTCGGTAAGCGGTGCGCAGCGCGTGCAGGCAGGATTCGATTCAATCAACGCGACGATGGCGTCCGGTGGCGTCCCTGCATTGGCCGTATTGCAAGGCGCCAGCGCGATCCAGCACAGCGCGACACTGGCTGCCGCACACGCCACGCTACAAAGCCTCTCAGGTCAATTGCACGCGACCAGTGCCGCGATGCTGTTCGACGGAATCGATACGCGAAGCGATGCACTGTTCGAGCATTTCGATGATCTGTTGAGTGGTCGGGCGCGGCCAGGTGTCTGGTATAGCGATCTCGGCTGGCAGGGCAACCTGCAGCAAACCGGTTACGCAGGGGCGACCTTCCGCAGTAGCGGTGGCATGGCCGGCGCGGACACACGCATCGGCGCACACGCACTGCTGGGCTTTGCGGTGGGTCAGAGCGCGGGTTTCGGTCAACTCGACACTGCTTGGGATCACGACCGCACCTCGATGGACAACGTCACCATATACGGCGGTATGGCGAACGGCCCCTGGTATGCGAGTGCACAGATTGCGAGCGGCTGGTATCGCGAAGACATGCAGCGCCTGCTCCAGCTGGGTGCGCTGGGCACGACGGTCGGCAATTACTCCACGGGCCGCTACGCTGCGGTTGCATTTGAAGGCGGCCGCGAGTTACGCCTCGGCACGATGCGAGTCACCCCCTTTGCTGACCTGCGTTACCAGCGTCTCGACTTGGGCGGATTTGCCGAGCAGGGTGGCTTGGGTTATGGCCTCAAGGCCGATGCTCATATCGCAGAGCGCCTCCAGGCTGGGCTTGGTTTGCGTGCCGTGCACGGCTGGCGCCTCACCAACGGCATGCAAATGGCCTTTGACGGTAGTGCAAGCTGGCAGCATGCATTGCACCAGAACGGCAACGTATTCGACGCGAGCTTCACCGGCTTCAACAACTGGCTGCCAGTGGAGGGCATCGGCATTTCCCGCAACATGGCGATCCTTCGTTCCGGCCTGTCATTGTGGCCGACCCGCAGCTTCGGGTTGCACCTTGGCTACATGCGCGAACAAGGCCCACACGAGAGCTCCAGCAACGTCATGTTGCAGGGGGCGATCAAGTTCTGA
- a CDS encoding Adenylate cyclase produces the protein MSATDISSSDKDLYVFGSFVLDPLRRLLLRDGVPVQLSPKVFDTLMYLVGHADCLLDKDELLKAVWPGRVVEENNLTHNISILRKVFSSDHSLDRCVVTAPGRGYRFTATLRRMPREMCADEGATIRDGSTVAVWAEENVVRTVEAPLRRRLWFAWSVILLGLAGLLTYLAATRFVPAPAIPASIAVLPFENLSNDRDNAYFAAGIQELILTKLADIGGLKVIARTSTQQYASHPQDLKAIGRQLGVGAVLEGSVQKVGDRALINVQLIDTQTESHVWAHAYIRRLDDVIGVEGEVAQQIAGALQSKLSPAQTASLASVPTRNRAAYDLFLRAEYQANQGDTRYGTAGLKTAIPLYRRAITLDPGFALAWARMSYVESELGWFGGSGEDVGQLHQKAADDAHRAMQLQPDLAAAHLAVGFSEYWGRGDYAAAHKAFAAALQLDPNNAEALAAQGYVERSQGRFDAAISLLQQAFALDPRNSTLAFELATTYMGDNRYADAEAAFQRALALNPDNQYARIYNAYAIEFSTGDVRRALAAVQGDAPILKLARVAFLIDQRNYRDALDLLDGIPDTRDSFVQVGYKLRYQARLYRLMGDEIHARLLYEQVLSKAHAQLDARQGDDLGTWQSIADAELGLGHTAAGVAAIAKAQVLVDNISDHGIGSSQRVGIAELYARAGRPDLSVRQLAEALAAPGVGSYYSPVLLWINPAWDPIRQDASFRALLKQYARYKPAITYATALAGSSLPTAKK, from the coding sequence ATGAGTGCCACGGACATCTCCTCATCAGACAAGGACTTGTATGTCTTCGGATCCTTTGTCTTGGATCCGCTGAGGCGTTTGTTGTTGCGCGATGGCGTGCCCGTTCAGTTGTCGCCAAAGGTTTTCGACACGCTTATGTATCTGGTCGGGCATGCGGACTGTCTTCTGGATAAGGACGAGTTGCTGAAAGCCGTGTGGCCAGGGCGGGTCGTCGAGGAAAACAACCTCACCCACAATATTTCCATTCTGCGGAAAGTGTTCAGCAGCGATCATTCCCTGGATCGCTGCGTCGTCACTGCTCCAGGGCGTGGCTATCGCTTTACCGCAACGCTTCGGCGTATGCCGAGAGAAATGTGCGCCGACGAGGGCGCGACCATCCGGGATGGCAGCACAGTTGCCGTTTGGGCCGAGGAAAATGTCGTGAGAACGGTTGAAGCGCCGCTGCGACGGCGGCTATGGTTTGCGTGGAGTGTGATCCTGCTGGGCCTTGCTGGCCTGCTGACCTATCTCGCGGCGACTCGTTTCGTGCCAGCCCCGGCAATTCCGGCATCCATCGCAGTGCTGCCGTTTGAGAACCTCTCGAATGACAGGGACAATGCATATTTTGCGGCCGGAATTCAGGAGCTGATCCTGACCAAGCTCGCCGACATCGGCGGCCTCAAAGTCATTGCGCGCACCTCCACACAGCAATACGCCAGCCACCCACAAGACCTCAAGGCGATTGGCCGACAGCTGGGTGTTGGGGCCGTCCTCGAAGGCAGCGTGCAGAAGGTCGGCGATCGGGCGCTGATCAACGTGCAGTTGATCGATACCCAAACCGAAAGCCATGTTTGGGCGCATGCATACATACGCAGACTGGACGATGTAATCGGCGTGGAAGGGGAGGTCGCCCAACAGATCGCCGGTGCACTCCAATCCAAGCTCTCGCCTGCGCAAACAGCAAGCTTGGCTTCGGTGCCAACCCGGAACCGCGCGGCATATGACTTGTTCCTGCGCGCCGAATATCAGGCCAACCAAGGCGATACCCGCTACGGCACCGCAGGCTTGAAAACAGCGATCCCCTTGTACCGCCGGGCCATCACGCTGGATCCAGGCTTTGCGCTTGCCTGGGCGCGAATGTCGTACGTCGAAAGCGAATTGGGCTGGTTCGGCGGCAGTGGCGAGGATGTCGGGCAACTCCACCAGAAGGCAGCCGACGATGCCCACCGCGCGATGCAATTGCAGCCCGATCTTGCAGCCGCGCATTTGGCCGTTGGCTTTAGCGAGTACTGGGGCCGCGGCGATTACGCTGCTGCACACAAGGCCTTCGCGGCAGCGCTCCAGCTCGATCCCAACAACGCTGAGGCACTGGCCGCGCAAGGCTACGTCGAACGCAGCCAGGGTCGATTTGATGCCGCGATCAGCTTGCTGCAGCAGGCATTCGCATTGGATCCGCGCAATTCCACACTGGCTTTTGAATTGGCCACGACCTACATGGGCGACAATCGCTATGCCGACGCCGAAGCCGCATTCCAGCGTGCACTGGCGCTCAACCCGGATAACCAATACGCCAGAATCTACAATGCCTATGCGATCGAGTTCAGCACCGGTGACGTTCGTCGCGCGCTGGCCGCGGTACAAGGCGATGCTCCAATACTCAAGCTGGCCCGAGTCGCATTTTTGATCGATCAACGCAATTATCGCGATGCGTTGGACTTGCTCGATGGCATCCCGGATACGCGTGACAGTTTTGTCCAAGTCGGTTATAAATTGCGCTATCAGGCCCGCCTGTACCGGCTGATGGGCGATGAGATCCATGCACGCTTGTTGTACGAGCAGGTGCTTTCGAAGGCACATGCACAACTGGATGCGCGGCAGGGCGACGATCTCGGAACTTGGCAAAGTATTGCAGACGCCGAATTGGGACTCGGCCATACAGCGGCCGGCGTTGCTGCCATCGCCAAGGCACAGGTGCTTGTCGACAACATCTCAGACCATGGCATTGGTTCGAGTCAAAGGGTGGGTATTGCGGAGTTGTACGCGCGGGCCGGCCGTCCCGATCTTTCCGTAAGGCAGTTGGCCGAGGCGCTTGCTGCGCCAGGTGTTGGTTCTTACTACTCGCCCGTATTGCTGTGGATCAATCCGGCATGGGATCCAATTCGCCAAGACGCCTCTTTTCGTGCGCTGCTGAAGCAGTATGCGCGATACAAACCCGCGATCACGTACGCCACCGCACTCGCTGGATCGTCTCTTCCCACCGCGAAAAAATAG
- a CDS encoding IncQ plasmid conjugative transfer DNA nicking endonuclease TraR: MGADFEDDPLLGPASLLFQTPVRPKKAKSHCSRGAMRLSGAHIRRIARRRPEVMVKVTGSARGFRGLKEHLAYITRNGKLAGERENGERIEGTTEVRNLAEEWWADGAGRRKSTRDTINLILSMPPGTDPQAVAEAARAFAQNTFGGNYDYLLAHHNHDTDPKRPENPHAHLTIKTRGRQGQSLNPRKADLQAWREGFAVELRARGVIAEATPRRTRGVVRKGQRQAIRHMNVRQATRVTKWKLVQAVKTASTGNDGSAEQWAQAAKERQRKVRRAWNTLAAAFEQAGQPKLAREIKQFVSTMPPAQTEREHFIGLAKELLAKQKQQRVKDRGRAR, translated from the coding sequence ATGGGCGCTGACTTCGAGGACGATCCGCTGCTTGGCCCGGCGTCGTTGCTCTTCCAGACGCCGGTTCGGCCCAAGAAGGCCAAATCCCACTGCTCGCGCGGAGCGATGCGTTTGTCAGGCGCCCATATTAGGCGAATCGCTCGCCGACGCCCGGAAGTGATGGTCAAAGTCACCGGCAGTGCCCGAGGCTTTCGCGGCCTGAAAGAACACCTGGCCTACATCACCCGCAACGGCAAGCTCGCCGGTGAACGGGAGAACGGCGAGCGTATCGAAGGCACAACAGAAGTCCGCAATTTGGCCGAAGAATGGTGGGCCGATGGCGCAGGTCGGCGAAAGAGCACACGGGACACCATCAATCTGATCCTGTCGATGCCGCCGGGCACCGATCCGCAAGCCGTCGCCGAGGCAGCAAGAGCGTTCGCCCAGAACACCTTCGGCGGTAACTACGATTATCTGCTTGCGCACCACAACCACGATACCGATCCGAAGCGGCCTGAGAATCCGCACGCGCATCTCACGATCAAGACGCGGGGTCGACAAGGCCAATCGCTGAATCCCCGCAAGGCTGACCTGCAGGCCTGGCGCGAAGGGTTTGCGGTTGAGCTCCGCGCACGCGGCGTGATTGCTGAAGCCACACCCCGGCGCACACGCGGTGTGGTCCGCAAGGGTCAGCGGCAAGCGATCCGACATATGAACGTGCGGCAAGCTACGCGCGTGACAAAGTGGAAGCTGGTGCAGGCTGTCAAGACGGCGTCGACCGGCAACGATGGATCCGCAGAACAGTGGGCGCAGGCGGCAAAAGAGCGACAGCGGAAAGTTCGCCGTGCCTGGAACACGCTAGCCGCGGCATTCGAGCAAGCGGGACAGCCGAAGCTGGCGCGGGAGATCAAGCAGTTCGTGAGCACCATGCCGCCGGCCCAGACTGAACGTGAACACTTTATCGGGCTGGCGAAGGAGCTACTCGCAAAGCAGAAGCAGCAGCGGGTTAAAGATCGCGGACGTGCGAGATAG